The genomic interval TGTTCATGTACAAGCATTGGAGTATTCCATTGGCATAACATGTTGCTCCAAGATTTGTTAGACCTGCAGGAGAATCAGCCGAAGCACGAAGGTCCTTGTTTGGATCAGGGCCAAGACTTTCAACAAAATCTGACATCTTCTCCCATAAGCCAGTCTTCCTGAATCCATTAGGAGGTGGAACGAATCCACAGAAGCAATTTGGATTATCTTTAGTATTGACACGGCAGCCAGAACATGCCGGTTTCCAAATCATATACAATTGATTAATATCATCCCCAGTAACCACACCTGTTTCGTGAATTTTCCTACATAAATTTAAGGGCGTATATAACATATACCATTGCTAAAAAGCAAAGAGTATTGAATTTCACTTCACAAACTAAATAGAACTAAAAGTACCTCCAAATTTCATTAGTACAGGCACCATCATCCCCcggtttttgtcttttatttttactcCGGGTTGTTGGTCTACTCATTCTATAATATAATTACAACCTTGCCCCTGAAAATAGCATAACAGTATTAACCTAACTTTCAGCAAATTCATTCCATTATAAAACtttgaaaactaaaataaaaaaaaaaaaaagaaaagaaaaaataaataagaatattaAATGAATATCATAGTATCTTTCCTATTTTGCTTCTGGGCAAATGGCAATGTACATTGAGTCAAAGAGAAGgctatcatttttaaattagcTAGAATCATTTATCATATCACGGTGCAATATATAAGACGAACTTAAATTAAAGACTAAAAGCAATCTAAAATCTATCTCAACTAGCAAATGCCGATATTGTTATACTGGACATCATATCTCATGTTCGAATTTGGGCAATTCCAGTTGTGTGTATGAGTTTTAAGTGTGCTTACCATTCCGTCtccagaaaaagaaaaagaaaggaaaaaaaagtcACTATGGTCCTAGaaaatgcattaaaaaaaattgaactatgCAAAATCTCTTCCAGAAAAAATTCTTCTAAGTAGTGGCTAGCTTTCAATAGGATTAAGCAAACACATTACCATAAGTTAGGCTTTGACGATCATTGAACAGAAGAAAAAACGTTAATGAAATTAGATAAATCAAGGGCTGAGGTCAATGGAAGAACCCTAGAATTTTCAACCAGACAAGATTCcggaaaaaaaaatcgattggTAATCAAAGCAACACAGAAATGAGAAACAGGTGAATATTTCGACGAAATCGATAAACATTACCCGAAGATTATTGAACGAATGATGATAGTGAAGCAGCTAAATTGTTGTTGTGCTGTTTAGGGGGAAAATTGAAGCTGCTTTCAGCTGCAGGATAGAAAAGTGCTTCGAATTctggggaaaaaaaaaaacgaaagcgagaaagaaagaacaataaattttttattatttaaaattgtttttatttttttattggtattattattatttatctattatcCTCTGGTTTAGTATTACTGTTTTTTTTAACCAACAAAAAATTGCTGCTTTTTTCTAAATCTAGGATTGAAAATATTTCAACgtctgtaaaataaaaatatatttttatgttcgtaaaattattaaataaatagttttaatatttattgaaataaaatatatttaattatcttttaaataattttttcgaAATAATTAGTTTTAGAATACAGAATCAATTAAATACTGTACCTTTTCTTTGTCAAAAAAACTAGAgtacctttttatttttttaagaaataaaatttttaaagtgATTACAGTGTCTTTTTAGAAAGGaacaaaaggaaaaaatataatgaaaactGAAAACTGTTAGTGTCAGAAAGacaataaaatatgagtttaattGATATTAAACAAACAATTTTACAGTAAgctaatataattatttattatataattatttaataataacaattagaATTAATATAACCGTTAATAGTAATACAATCATCTattatttaatgataataattagAATTTATAGTGTTACGACAAAATAGctgatatttattaattattaatataaaataaattattaatataattatttattaattattaatataattatttattatataattatttaataataacaattagaATTAATATAACCGTTAATAGTAATACAATCATCTattatttaatgataataattagAATTTATAGTGTTACGACAAAATAGctgatatttattaattattaatataaaataaatttatattttatttttctgacaaaatattaatattatttgaagaagatataTAGTATCCGTGAGTAGAGAAAAAGTAAGAAAATAGATAAAGTTTAGTTTGGATGGGAATGTCATGTCGCAACTGAAAAGGAAGGGATAGATGGTTCAAGTTTAGAGTCAGGGTCACAGCTCTTGTGCCAGATGCCGTAcctacaattattattattaattaaatcaattaataaactTTCTGTCTTAATATTCGTTTTTTACCGCCAACTTGGATGCTCTctgttttatctattttttaatcAGTTAACTCAATGCATTCCCAGTAAAGTTCATAGTACAACAACTAGGAGGAAACTGAAAATCACCAAGGGCATGTTCTAAGGTTTTCTAAAATGTTACACTTATATTCAGcaaaatagatataaaatgaAACAGACTTTTAAGTAGGTTAATTGACTATATCAAACTTCTATCAATACCAGATTTATGTTTAAAAAGTATGCATATGACATGCTATAGGCCAGAATtaggttttgattttttttaataggtcAGGCTCAATCCAACCTATTCTCATTCATGAACATAGTTCCCGCATATTTTTTGTGAGGACCAAAATACCCCTTtaccatattttctttttatcttaAAAGATATCAATTGTAATTAACTTACACAACTGTGAGATACTAAGTTCGGGACAACATCCAACATTTACTCTATTTATTATACACATGGTagtattattatcaattaagaGTATATTTGAAGAAACTCTAgtgaaaaaaatgatatatttgaataaaagatAGACAAAATACCTACCGcaatctcttaatttaattttaggtaacaattcagttatttatttatttatccccgatttgatcatttatttaattttaagtagcgatttaatcatttatgtcttaaaaatattaatgttatcatttttttacataaacttataaaattaatcaaaatcttTAAACAACTCATATTTCcatcaacaaaattaattatcatattcactataatctaaattttcatcatatttataaatcaaatcttcaaacaaactcatatttcCATCTCCAGCtgaattaaattcatcaaatgaaaaataaaaatatgagtttattataatatttgagttatgaatttgatgaacatatgaggtttttttttatggaaatatccattttttataaaaacttaatCAAATTGtcttattttgaaagaaaaaaaaatatacgtcATACTTTTTTGCCCCTTCTCGAGGTCGTAACTCCATGATGCAGCCAATTGGAATATGACCATGTACTAGTGCACATACTAAGAGGGTTGCATCCCAGGGATGTGACCATGTACTAACGCATTAAGAGGGTTGCATCATCAGGATGTGATCATGTactaagtttaatattttatttaatttaatatttgaataattgttaatttaattaataaaaaataactaaaatataaaaaaaaacaaaattatattaattaaatcaaataaaatacataaaattgaagaaaaaaatacattaaacttAACGCAGTTGACTAGAtgtgccaaaataaataaagatattttgtagataaaatagcaacacaattttattttattaacaactcCCTGATATTTTTATGACTATTGAAAGCATGGTTTCTttcaatttgatgtattttcttttctttaatttaatgtattttgtttattcaattcaatgtattttttctattaatataatttactttattattattattatcattattattatcattattattattattttattattatttgatctATAAAAAAAGAGGAGAAAGtcgttaacaaaatagaattaaattgCTAATGTATCTACAAAATAAGAGtgacacattatttttttattagattaacaatattttatttttttattattattattatttatataatttttattagatatgagtaaaaataagaaaatagaattgtgTTGCtattttatctacaaaatattaGAGACACTTTATTTGTTTTGGCACATGcactaagttttttttttatttattaaatatattttgtttgattttattattataattttgatttttgtttaataaaatttattgttatttttattatattaacaatattttattattaaattattattattattattattattatttttatttattagatcggagtaaaattaagagaaaattgttaataaaataaaattgtgttgttattttatctacaaaatattaTGGACACGTTATTTGTTTGAGTACGTTTAATCAACTGCATTAATTTGGTTAAGTTTTTGAAAAAACTGatatttccataaaaaaaatcaatatataaattttcttgaaattgataatgaattttatgggattttatttgaagattttaaCGAATTTTACgagtttatataaaaaaaatgataatattgttgacattttaggacataaaagattaaatcattttttaaaattaaataaatatcaaatcgaaaagaaaaaaaaaagaaaaaaattattatttaaaatttagctAATGAACCGTGAAAAACATTTTGCCTAAAAATTATGAATGTATATTTgatagtttaaaataaaatgtatatttagagataattcttttttttttcaaaaaaggaATTATAAATAGGAACAAAGATATACTACTTCCATCTtcaattattagtttattttttaattttcatattaataaaaaaagtatgtaatgcatttaatatattcattttgattttctaTCTTTGAAGATAATTATATAAATCAGACATTAAACacattgatataaaaaaaaataagtaggTATATATTTATCCACCTCATCAAACATTAAAAGTAATACATTCAAAAGATAACAACTTTctagaaactaaaattaaattacaaaaatacaattaagaagtaagttacaaaaataaataaacatttttgtaatttatttttaatgattgaAAATGTTTTGGCGACGCTTTAAATGTATTGTTTAAATGTTTGATGAGGTCGATCAATCTAAATTTACTTGTATTTTACGACATCGACACGATTAATACCACATCCTTTAAAAATATACTACACTACAACTTTTGAGgcaaaaaatcttaattgagactaaaattaaacaaatgtgaaatttgaaagactcaaaaattaatattataaaaaaggaGACTATATTTTCGTGAATATTTTCGTGAATAAGACAATATAGAAAgataaaaaatgcaattaaaactataaaatatcaTGGGTTCGAAGATGGAATACACAATATGGATATAAATTCAGAACTAGGAACAAGAACACTGAAGCAATATAATACCAAAAAAGAATAAAAGGAAGCCAAAATTGCCTTATCTCACAAGCAATCCAGGTAACCTGTGTATAACAAATCACAATATGTAACAAGTAATTCGACACTGTAGCAAAACCAACAAAGGAAACCAATTCCATAGTTCCTCCCCTCATAATCTGTTCACGCCGTGGAACAAGGAGCAAGACATGGCAACCCAACAACCACATCACCAAAAGAAAGCTGCCAATCTGCCAATCTGCCATTTCAATCAGTTTTATCCTCAATACTTGTTCTTTCTGATATTTCCTCAATCTCAGTGATAGCATCTACGGGACTATTGCTTGTGATTATGCTCTCTGCAACAGAGGCGGTAGCATTTAAAACTGCCTCACTGTCGCCTGTTTTTGGAGACCCCGCATTAGGGGAAGGAAGACCCAAGATACGCTCATCCATTTGCATAGACCCTGCATTAGGAGAATGAAGACCAGAGATGCTCCCATCCATTTGCTTCGGTTTGTTCAGTGCATGGCAATGTGGGCAGTAGTAAGTGATAAATGGGAAATCCTCCTTCCGAGAAAGACCTGAACATAAATAAgtagataaaaaattaagttttccTGTTGCTGTATTCCATCAATTAACATTGATGAATAAGCAAAAATCTGGCACTAGTACAATCATATTTTTTCCCTGAAATAAATGCAAAAGGACAAAAGCATAAACAGTAAAATCCAGCCCCGTACCGTTATGCATGTAGCAGTGACCACATATGAGGGCATAAGACTGCGTTGGATCCTCACCCACAAGCAATGCTGCAATTCGTGCAATCCATCCTCCATCTTGTGGGTTTGAACTTTGAGGTTGGTGATGTTCAACAACAACAGGTTGATTATACTCAGAGGTAACGCTTTGATCCATTCCCTCTGAACCTACTAATTGTTGATTGCCAAAATTTTGTGAGATTGTCCCAAGACTAGTGGACCTAGTGTGAACTTGTTTCCGATTTCGAAGTCCAGAGGACTGCACAAGTTCAACATCATTGCTCTTCCCTGTTGAAGCACCACTGAGATTGGATTCATCGCCCATGTACAATTTCAGACCAGAATCTGCACCCAACTTAGACGCCAAAACAGTTGCAGCAGCTGCCTTTGCGGCCGGGTCTGGGTCATATCTCTAAGTACATCACACGTATAATTAGTCAATAATCTTAAAGCAATTGTAAACATATACCATCAAAAGCTGCTCtttagaaatgaaatttaaagcACAGACACGGGTTTAGCCCATAATGAATAAAGGAACATTTTTTTGACGGAAATGAATAAAGGAACTTCGATTCCATTATTCACGTGATTTTATTCAAATGTTCACACTATTGATTCTTCCAAAATTAAAGCACCCAGATTGTCATGTCGTGCATAAGAAATCCTAACTGAGAATTAGGAGGCGTATCATCAAGCTCTGATAGGATTCTGAAAAATTAGCTAATGTGTTGTAGTTGGTACCTATCAACTTAAGATTTTGACATCACTGAACCTAAATAGACCACATTGTGGTCACCACAATctcaaatttattttgtctGCTCCAAACAGCATAAAAAATGTGATATTGAAAGCCATGTAACAAGCCTTGTTCCTTGTTTCACTTCTTCAAACAATCACCTGAATAAGCTGCTGTGTAGTGTAATAGTTTGTCTTTTCTTTGAGCTCATCAATTTTTGCCTGCCTTTCAGCTCGAAGCTTTTCAAGGATATTCTGGTCCCTACGATCACCTACATAATCacatattatcaattaaaatttcaataatttaagaaaatttatttttcacttaTCAACGTTCAAATCACTACAGCCTTCATAACATATTATTGATGGTAACAAATTTCTTTAACAAAGTCAAACCGTTAATATCATATCAAATGCTGCTCCTTCCTTTGATCAATTTTCTATAAACACAAGTTTggaaagctgtttttacatgaTTGAACAAACTTTAGGACCTTGGAATgaattataaaatgaagaaatacTTTCATCCAAAGCATCATTCAGGAAGTACTGAACTGCAGACTTTTCCACTGGCTCTACAATTATGAAGGCATTTTCTCAGATAAGTTGATCAGCAATTAGAAATTATAGgtaaaatatatcacttttgaAGCTTTACCATCCTGTCCTGACTTTTGAGGGGGGGNNNNNNNNNNNNNNNNNNNNNNNNNNNNNNNNNNNNNNNNNNNNNNNNNNNNNNNNNNNNNNNNNNNNNNNNNNNNNNNNNNNNNNNNNNNNNNNNNNNNNNNNNNNNNNNNNNNNNNNNNNNNNNNNNNNNNNNNNNNNNNNNNNNNNNNNNNNNNNNNNNNNNNNNNNNNNNNNNNNNNNNNNNNNNNNNNNNNNNNNNNNNNNNNNNNNNNNNNNNNNNNNNNNNNNgggggggggggggggaagAAAAATGTCAGAAATTGTAATAAGGGATGAATTCATAACCACCCCTTTCAATTGTAAACTGTTGATTTGTATCATAAATAAGACCACTAAATGTCACGAATTTGAGAATTACAACATGAAAGTTAAGATTTCGTTCACATAGACAGCAATTGCAAACAAAGTATTACTTGAGT from Cicer arietinum cultivar CDC Frontier isolate Library 1 chromosome 5, Cicar.CDCFrontier_v2.0, whole genome shotgun sequence carries:
- the LOC101500346 gene encoding uncharacterized protein At2g24330, with protein sequence MADDDKAVGEGEKKETSPTAAASGNEKKKQRKGFISRIWNGIFRLHGDDFEKRLQYISKEEAAVIARVTRRSRSRRRMSRNLIIFSVLFEVIAVGYAIMTTRSIDMDWKMRAIRVLPMFLLPALSSATYSAFISFTRMCDRRDQNILEKLRAERQAKIDELKEKTNYYTTQQLIQRYDPDPAAKAAAATVLASKLGADSGLKLYMGDESNLSGASTGKSNDVELVQSSGLRNRKQVHTRSTSLGTISQNFGNQQLVGSEGMDQSVTSEYNQPVVVEHHQPQSSNPQDGGWIARIAALLVGEDPTQSYALICGHCYMHNGLSRKEDFPFITYYCPHCHALNKPKQMDGSISGLHSPNAGSMQMDERILGLPSPNAGSPKTGDSEAVLNATASVAESIITSNSPVDAITEIEEISERTSIEDKTD